A single genomic interval of Lentimicrobium saccharophilum harbors:
- a CDS encoding tetratricopeptide repeat-containing sensor histidine kinase codes for MLSFWFGQNNDVTFSRRICIILLVGCCCLTFSFQGYAASYTDSLLNVISRAKGVEKFNAYNQLFDYYEANDHQSALQTVWQQMDFSRQSDNREWVGGAFANLGSLYLARGMADSAGYFFTRAYKQYKEAGNDDATMNQLCNISTACRLTFKFEEALAKLQKVLDYYTEQKDDFRIAQTLANMGTIYNEMGNNGKHDEYMRKALEIQYRLPVDRSRGISLINLCLSLSSQRKFEEAFGYGKEAVEVFRQLNDPFFTGACLVRAGSAAIGLNNDGDALKYAREAYSISEQTGNDHLRAEALRLLADYYMKHGDFEKAREVAFEAFSLADTSNKSDMIYHYDLLTTLSIQVGDKQNALKFYTAYVKLKNEAQEDEFRDKISEMEVKYESEKKELIISNLKNRQKLQWIGILTGTLIFLIVVLLLMLRQKNLKQRRLLAEQKVKQLEQEKLTIATQSVLDGETAERSRLARDLHDGLGGMLSAVKLNLFDVKNGVILEAGDVQKFNRVVSLLDESMQELRRVAHNMMPESLSRYGLKVALNDFCRSIPNLKFHFFGNEDRLESRLEVMIYRTIHELVNNALKHASADAINVQLVQQMDSVTLTVHDDGKGFDPAAAVTGTGLNNIRSRAGMFRGTVDIVSVPGKGTEVSVSFMI; via the coding sequence ATGTTAAGCTTTTGGTTTGGTCAAAATAATGATGTTACTTTTTCCCGCAGGATCTGCATCATCCTATTGGTGGGTTGTTGCTGCCTCACTTTTTCGTTTCAGGGATATGCGGCATCCTATACCGATTCACTTTTGAATGTGATATCGCGGGCTAAAGGAGTTGAAAAATTCAATGCCTACAATCAGCTGTTCGATTATTATGAAGCGAACGACCATCAGTCAGCGCTGCAAACAGTGTGGCAGCAAATGGATTTCAGCAGGCAATCAGATAACCGGGAGTGGGTAGGTGGTGCTTTTGCAAACCTTGGGTCCTTGTACCTGGCCCGGGGGATGGCCGATAGCGCCGGTTACTTTTTTACCAGGGCTTATAAGCAATATAAGGAGGCCGGCAATGATGATGCAACCATGAACCAGCTTTGTAATATCAGTACTGCCTGCAGGTTGACTTTTAAATTTGAGGAGGCGCTGGCAAAGCTTCAGAAGGTGCTTGATTATTATACAGAGCAGAAAGATGACTTCAGGATTGCGCAGACGCTTGCCAATATGGGTACCATTTACAATGAAATGGGCAATAACGGAAAGCATGACGAATACATGAGAAAAGCCCTTGAGATTCAGTACCGGCTTCCCGTCGACCGTTCAAGGGGTATCAGCCTCATCAACCTCTGCCTGAGTTTATCCTCGCAAAGGAAGTTTGAAGAAGCTTTTGGCTATGGCAAGGAAGCCGTTGAGGTTTTCAGGCAGCTGAATGATCCTTTTTTCACAGGTGCTTGCCTGGTGCGGGCCGGAAGTGCTGCCATAGGATTAAACAATGACGGTGACGCACTGAAATATGCCCGCGAAGCCTACTCAATCAGCGAACAAACCGGTAACGATCACCTCAGGGCGGAAGCGCTGAGGCTGCTGGCAGATTATTATATGAAGCACGGTGACTTTGAAAAAGCCCGTGAAGTGGCTTTCGAAGCTTTCTCACTGGCAGATACCTCAAATAAATCAGATATGATTTATCATTATGATCTGCTGACTACCCTGAGCATTCAAGTCGGTGACAAACAGAATGCGCTGAAGTTTTATACAGCCTATGTCAAACTTAAAAACGAAGCCCAGGAAGATGAATTCAGGGATAAGATATCCGAGATGGAGGTGAAATATGAAAGCGAGAAAAAAGAACTGATCATCAGTAACCTTAAGAACAGACAGAAATTGCAATGGATCGGGATTCTGACCGGCACTTTAATCTTTCTTATTGTGGTGTTGTTGCTGATGCTCAGGCAGAAAAATCTGAAACAGCGCCGGTTACTTGCCGAGCAGAAGGTTAAGCAGCTTGAGCAGGAAAAACTTACCATAGCCACGCAATCGGTGCTTGATGGCGAAACTGCCGAGCGCAGCCGCCTTGCCCGTGACCTGCACGACGGTCTCGGGGGTATGTTGTCGGCGGTGAAACTCAATCTGTTTGATGTAAAAAACGGGGTGATACTTGAGGCCGGAGATGTTCAGAAATTCAACAGGGTAGTAAGTTTGCTGGATGAATCCATGCAGGAGCTCAGGAGGGTGGCGCATAATATGATGCCAGAGTCGCTCTCCCGTTACGGGCTTAAAGTAGCCCTTAACGATTTCTGCCGCAGTATTCCCAATCTGAAGTTTCATTTCTTTGGCAATGAAGACAGGCTTGAATCCAGGCTGGAGGTTATGATTTACCGCACCATCCACGAGTTGGTGAACAATGCCCTGAAACATGCATCGGCTGATGCCATCAATGTGCAACTGGTTCAGCAGATGGATTCGGTTACCCTCACGGTTCATGACGACGGTAAAGGCTTCGATCCGGCTGCAGCCGTTACGGGTACCGGGCTGAATAACATCAGGAGCCGGGCCGGAATGTTCCGGGGAACTGTGGATATTGTTTCTGTACCCGGCAAAGGCACGGAAGTGAGCGTAAGTTTTATGATTTAA
- a CDS encoding DUF5018 domain-containing protein yields MKKLSVLFAFFTTLVLLSTSCTKDDDKPSLKSEKQILGIVFNQFTPAVVATVDQDNKTATAVIPANGNITALIPTITVSSGATVNPASGTVVDFTAPVAFTVTAEDGSTSAYVVTVTSEGGGMGSETLTGSMSANRTLVNRNDGIDYIIDGYFYIEGNALLTVEPGVKIAFTGVGSGISVGENAGLRMVGTAQQPIILTGPVNNQNKGSWDQVSIYSSRSDNQFEYVEFINGGSDEDWAVVVLLYNAKLKMNNCLIDGSLGSGVMTSDVSQKFTGFDNNTIKNCERYPIRMADLSHCSVLNETSQLALNNRPMVWVNGLSMNEDFTLNKTTVPYAFENSAYVEKNLSIGKGVQILFSADTWMNVINSGRLQVNGTASEPVLFSKLDANASNWEGLYISTDHENSLSNCIIEYAGSNSTFKCNVVVDYNAILAMDNVTLRNSKYFGIGLHDDSIITHTNVSFSGNPSGNVYNFDTGEVSGSL; encoded by the coding sequence ATGAAAAAATTATCTGTATTGTTTGCCTTCTTTACCACACTGGTTCTGCTTTCAACCTCCTGTACGAAAGATGATGATAAGCCTTCCCTCAAAAGCGAAAAACAGATTCTGGGCATCGTATTCAATCAGTTTACCCCTGCAGTGGTCGCAACCGTTGATCAGGATAACAAGACCGCGACTGCGGTAATTCCTGCAAACGGGAACATCACAGCACTTATTCCGACCATCACAGTTTCAAGCGGTGCAACCGTAAACCCGGCTTCCGGAACGGTTGTGGATTTCACCGCTCCGGTGGCATTTACGGTTACTGCCGAAGATGGGAGCACTTCAGCGTATGTGGTTACCGTTACCTCCGAAGGCGGCGGCATGGGTTCAGAAACCCTTACAGGAAGTATGTCGGCAAACCGCACCCTTGTCAACCGCAACGATGGAATTGATTATATTATTGATGGATATTTCTACATCGAAGGGAATGCACTGTTAACCGTGGAGCCGGGAGTAAAAATCGCATTTACCGGCGTGGGCAGTGGCATCAGTGTCGGCGAAAATGCCGGATTAAGAATGGTGGGAACAGCGCAGCAACCCATTATCCTGACCGGACCTGTGAACAACCAGAATAAAGGTTCATGGGATCAGGTAAGTATCTATTCGAGCCGCAGTGACAATCAGTTTGAATATGTGGAGTTTATCAACGGCGGCAGCGACGAAGACTGGGCGGTGGTAGTTTTGTTATACAATGCAAAACTTAAAATGAATAACTGCCTGATTGACGGATCACTTGGCAGCGGAGTCATGACTTCCGATGTGTCACAGAAATTCACGGGCTTTGATAACAACACCATCAAAAACTGCGAAAGGTATCCCATCAGAATGGCTGACCTTTCACATTGCAGCGTGCTGAATGAAACCTCACAGCTTGCCCTTAACAACCGTCCGATGGTATGGGTTAACGGACTGAGCATGAACGAGGATTTTACCCTGAACAAAACCACGGTTCCCTATGCATTTGAAAACAGCGCTTATGTTGAAAAAAATCTGAGTATTGGTAAAGGAGTTCAGATCCTGTTCAGTGCGGATACCTGGATGAATGTAATCAATTCGGGGAGGTTGCAGGTGAACGGAACAGCCTCGGAGCCGGTGCTTTTCTCAAAACTGGATGCAAATGCCTCGAACTGGGAAGGGCTTTACATCTCAACAGACCATGAAAACTCACTCAGCAATTGCATCATTGAGTATGCCGGCTCAAACAGCACTTTTAAATGCAATGTGGTGGTTGATTATAACGCAATCCTTGCAATGGATAATGTAACACTCAGAAATTCAAAATACTTCGGGATCGGGCTTCACGATGACAGCATTATAACACATACCAATGTCTCGTTCTCGGGCAACCCTTCGGGCAATGTTTACAATTTTGACACCGGCGAAGTCAGCGGCAGTTTATAG
- a CDS encoding YoaP domain-containing protein produces the protein MAKEDDLVFIEAGAEDAFEKGICCSKDRKSKGYQTKVAWLQQPHNREVRLLLVSKHVDGIIGFAEYMPSEAAWRPVSADNYMFIQCIVMYRKASRSQGVAGKMLTVIEEKALSQGMNGVCAMCSSGTWMAGKSLFEKNGYAVCDQLDRFELLYKTFRPGVPAPSLIDWSLQLDKYQGWHLLYADQCPWHQKAVSDLKEAAVENHLELNVTLIETPEQARHAPTGYGTFGLIKDGKLLADHYISKTRFLNILRKEI, from the coding sequence ATGGCAAAAGAGGATGATCTGGTTTTTATTGAAGCTGGTGCTGAAGACGCATTTGAAAAGGGTATCTGCTGCAGCAAGGATAGAAAATCAAAGGGTTATCAAACCAAGGTGGCCTGGCTTCAGCAGCCCCATAACAGAGAAGTCCGGCTTCTATTGGTAAGCAAGCACGTTGATGGCATTATCGGCTTTGCCGAATACATGCCTTCCGAAGCTGCATGGCGGCCGGTTTCAGCGGATAATTACATGTTTATTCAATGCATTGTCATGTACCGGAAAGCATCCCGAAGTCAGGGCGTAGCCGGGAAAATGCTTACGGTTATTGAAGAAAAGGCTTTGTCGCAGGGCATGAACGGGGTTTGCGCGATGTGCAGCAGCGGAACCTGGATGGCCGGCAAGAGTCTTTTTGAGAAAAATGGTTATGCGGTTTGTGATCAACTCGACCGCTTTGAACTGCTTTACAAAACCTTCCGGCCCGGTGTGCCGGCCCCTTCGCTGATTGACTGGAGCCTGCAGCTTGATAAGTATCAGGGCTGGCACCTGCTTTATGCCGATCAGTGCCCCTGGCATCAAAAAGCCGTTAGCGACCTGAAGGAGGCTGCGGTCGAAAATCATCTTGAGCTTAACGTTACGCTGATCGAAACCCCGGAACAGGCCAGGCATGCGCCAACCGGTTACGGAACCTTCGGGTTGATCAAAGACGGAAAACTGCTTGCCGATCACTACATCAGCAAAACACGGTTCCTGAATATCCTGCGGAAAGAAATCTGA
- the rfbB gene encoding dTDP-glucose 4,6-dehydratase, which yields MKTILITGGAGFIGSHVVRLFVKKYPDYRIVNLDKLTYAGNLANLKDVENCPNYIFEKADITDGGRMLELFSAYRFDGVIHLAAESHVDRSILNPMEFILTNIVGTVNLLNAARATWGEDMQGKRFYHISTDEVYGSLDDEGKFLETTPYDPRSPYSASKASSDHLVRAYFHTYHLPAVLSNCSNNYGPYQFPEKLIPLFIHNIRNNKPLPVYGKGENVRDWLYVVDHAKAIDLIFHKGREGETYNIGGNNEWQNIQLIRKLCEIMDRKLGREAGESEKLITFVKDRAGHDLRYAIDATKIKNELGWEPAIRFTEGFETTVDWYLSNEEWLNNVTSGDYQKYYEEQYGKRV from the coding sequence ATGAAAACCATCCTGATCACGGGAGGAGCCGGCTTTATCGGTTCTCATGTTGTCCGACTGTTTGTAAAAAAGTATCCTGACTACAGGATCGTTAATCTCGATAAGCTCACCTATGCCGGCAACCTGGCCAACCTGAAGGATGTTGAAAACTGTCCCAATTATATTTTTGAGAAAGCCGATATTACTGACGGCGGGCGAATGCTGGAGTTGTTCTCGGCATACAGGTTCGACGGGGTAATCCATCTGGCGGCCGAATCGCATGTTGACCGTTCCATTTTAAACCCGATGGAATTTATCCTTACCAATATCGTCGGAACTGTTAACCTTCTGAATGCAGCCCGTGCAACGTGGGGTGAAGATATGCAGGGAAAGCGGTTTTACCATATTTCCACGGATGAAGTTTATGGCTCCCTTGACGATGAAGGTAAATTCCTTGAAACCACCCCTTACGATCCGCGAAGCCCCTACTCTGCGAGCAAGGCCAGCAGCGATCACCTGGTAAGGGCTTATTTTCATACCTATCACTTGCCGGCAGTGCTTTCAAACTGTTCCAACAACTACGGTCCTTACCAGTTTCCCGAAAAACTTATTCCGCTGTTTATTCACAACATCCGCAACAACAAGCCCCTGCCGGTTTACGGAAAAGGCGAAAATGTGCGCGACTGGCTGTATGTGGTTGATCATGCAAAAGCAATAGATCTTATTTTTCATAAAGGCAGGGAAGGGGAGACTTACAACATAGGCGGGAACAACGAGTGGCAAAATATACAGTTGATCAGGAAACTATGTGAAATTATGGACCGCAAACTCGGCAGGGAAGCCGGGGAGTCGGAAAAACTGATTACCTTCGTTAAAGACCGTGCCGGTCACGATCTCCGGTATGCCATTGATGCTACAAAAATCAAGAATGAGCTGGGCTGGGAGCCGGCCATCAGGTTTACCGAAGGATTCGAAACCACCGTTGACTGGTATCTGAGCAATGAAGAATGGCTGAATAACGTGACTTCGGGCGATTATCAGAAATATTACGAAGAACAATACGGGAAAAGAGTTTAA
- the galE gene encoding UDP-glucose 4-epimerase GalE — protein MRILVTGGTGYIGSHTVVELMEQGYEVVIADNLSNSHAEVVDRIAEICGRRPEFCKIDLAARDETRDFFAAQQKLDGIIHFAAFKAVGESMLEPLRYYRNNLDSLLNVLEGMKEHHIPNLVFSSSCTVYGQPDELPVRETSPVKEAWSPYGNTKQMSEQILRFTVEAHGLKTIALRYFNPIGAHASALIGELPLGVPNNLVPFITQTAIGLRPVLNVFGNDYDTPDGTAIRDYIHVVDLAKAHVVAVDRMISGASASPFEIFNLGTGNGFSVLEVIHSFEKVSGEKLNYRIVDRRPGDVEKVWADTSYANRELGWKAGKSLDEMMLSAWNWEKALANKK, from the coding sequence ATGAGGATACTCGTAACAGGCGGTACTGGTTATATCGGCTCGCATACCGTTGTGGAACTGATGGAGCAGGGTTATGAAGTTGTCATTGCGGATAACCTCTCCAATTCACATGCAGAAGTGGTTGACCGGATTGCGGAAATTTGCGGAAGGCGGCCTGAATTCTGCAAAATTGATCTTGCCGCCCGGGATGAAACCAGGGATTTCTTTGCCGCACAACAGAAGCTTGATGGAATTATTCATTTTGCCGCCTTCAAAGCTGTTGGCGAGTCCATGCTTGAGCCCCTCAGGTATTACCGTAACAACCTGGATTCGCTGCTTAACGTCCTGGAAGGAATGAAGGAGCATCATATCCCCAACCTGGTTTTTTCTTCGTCGTGTACGGTTTACGGACAACCCGACGAGTTGCCGGTGCGCGAAACCTCCCCTGTGAAGGAAGCCTGGTCGCCTTACGGGAATACCAAGCAGATGTCAGAACAGATTCTGCGATTTACAGTGGAAGCCCACGGACTAAAAACCATTGCCCTCAGGTACTTTAATCCCATCGGGGCGCATGCCTCGGCCCTGATCGGCGAGTTGCCGCTGGGTGTTCCCAACAATCTGGTGCCCTTTATAACCCAGACAGCAATCGGGTTGAGACCGGTACTGAACGTATTCGGGAATGATTATGATACTCCTGACGGAACTGCCATTCGCGATTATATTCATGTGGTTGACCTTGCCAAAGCCCACGTGGTTGCTGTTGACAGAATGATCTCCGGCGCGTCAGCGTCACCGTTTGAAATTTTTAATCTGGGAACAGGCAACGGTTTCAGTGTGTTGGAAGTGATACATTCATTTGAGAAAGTAAGCGGAGAGAAGCTCAATTACCGGATAGTTGACCGAAGGCCCGGAGATGTGGAAAAAGTATGGGCCGATACTTCATACGCCAACAGGGAACTGGGATGGAAAGCCGGAAAGTCGCTGGATGAAATGATGCTTTCGGCCTGGAACTGGGAAAAAGCCCTGGCAAATAAAAAATAA
- a CDS encoding acyltransferase, giving the protein MGKDFFIHETAVVDEGCIIGKGTRIWHFSHLMTGCKLGENCNLGQNVVVSPGVVLGNNVKVQNNVSVYTGVICEDDVFLGPSMVFTNIVNPRSAVVRKGQYAVTTVHKGASIGANATIVCGHDIGEYAFIGAGAVVTRSVPAYALVVGNPARQIGWMSEYGHRLNFDAGGIAVCPESGEKYRLESNIVSKLQENK; this is encoded by the coding sequence ATGGGAAAAGATTTTTTTATACACGAAACCGCCGTGGTTGACGAGGGCTGCATAATCGGAAAAGGAACCAGAATCTGGCATTTCTCGCACCTGATGACAGGCTGCAAACTGGGCGAAAACTGCAACCTGGGGCAGAATGTGGTGGTATCGCCGGGTGTTGTACTCGGAAATAATGTGAAGGTGCAGAACAATGTCTCTGTTTATACCGGCGTTATTTGTGAAGATGATGTTTTTCTCGGGCCTTCCATGGTTTTTACCAACATCGTAAATCCCAGGAGTGCGGTGGTCAGAAAAGGGCAGTACGCGGTAACAACGGTTCATAAAGGTGCTTCAATAGGAGCAAATGCCACCATTGTTTGCGGGCACGATATCGGCGAATATGCATTTATCGGAGCCGGTGCAGTGGTTACGCGTTCGGTACCCGCTTATGCACTGGTAGTCGGGAATCCTGCCAGGCAGATCGGATGGATGAGTGAATACGGACACCGGCTTAACTTTGATGCAGGCGGAATCGCCGTTTGTCCCGAAAGCGGTGAGAAATACCGGCTCGAAAGCAATATAGTCAGTAAATTACAGGAAAATAAGTAA
- a CDS encoding DegT/DnrJ/EryC1/StrS family aminotransferase, translated as MNKIAMVDLKRQYEKIKPEIDQAISDVINSTAFINGPAVRAFQEDLEKYLDVKHVIPCANGTDALQVAMMALGIKPGDEVITTNFTFIATAEVIALLGFTPVVVDVDPETFNIDPDAVRRAITPKTKAVVPVHLFGQCADMEAMLEIAKEYNLFVIEDACQAIGADYIFADGSHKKAGTIGHVGCTSFFPSKNLGCYGDGGAIFTNDDELAKQLRVVVNHGMTVRYYHDYVGVNSRLDSIQAAVLKVKLARLDEYAAARNRAASFYDKAFGNHPKLKIPVRFERSTHVFHQYTLVTDGIDRAALIDFLARRDIPAMIYYPVPLHLQKAYIDPRYREGDFPVTEHLCKTVVSLPMHTELDEEQLNYITTSVLEFVNQ; from the coding sequence ATGAACAAGATTGCCATGGTTGACCTTAAGCGTCAGTATGAGAAAATTAAACCTGAGATAGATCAGGCCATCAGTGATGTAATTAATTCAACAGCCTTTATAAACGGGCCCGCGGTAAGGGCATTCCAGGAAGACCTGGAGAAATACCTAGATGTAAAACATGTTATCCCGTGTGCAAACGGAACAGACGCGTTGCAGGTTGCCATGATGGCTTTGGGAATCAAGCCCGGTGATGAGGTGATTACAACCAACTTTACATTTATTGCAACAGCCGAAGTGATTGCCCTGCTCGGGTTTACCCCGGTGGTTGTAGATGTTGACCCTGAAACATTTAACATTGATCCGGATGCCGTTCGCCGTGCCATCACACCTAAAACAAAGGCGGTTGTTCCGGTTCATCTTTTCGGGCAGTGCGCCGATATGGAGGCCATGCTTGAGATAGCGAAGGAATACAATCTGTTTGTGATAGAAGATGCCTGTCAGGCTATCGGAGCCGACTATATTTTTGCCGATGGCAGCCATAAAAAGGCCGGGACGATAGGTCATGTGGGTTGTACTTCATTTTTCCCGAGCAAGAACCTTGGTTGCTATGGGGATGGCGGTGCGATTTTTACCAACGATGATGAACTGGCCAAACAACTGCGGGTGGTGGTAAATCATGGGATGACAGTCAGGTATTACCATGATTATGTGGGGGTTAACAGCCGGCTCGACAGCATACAGGCGGCTGTACTGAAGGTGAAACTGGCCAGGCTGGATGAGTATGCAGCCGCCCGCAATCGTGCGGCATCATTTTACGACAAGGCCTTCGGTAATCACCCGAAGCTGAAAATCCCCGTAAGGTTTGAACGTTCTACCCACGTATTTCATCAGTACACCCTGGTAACTGACGGCATCGACCGGGCGGCGCTGATCGATTTTCTGGCCAGGCGCGATATCCCTGCCATGATTTATTATCCGGTTCCGCTTCATCTGCAGAAGGCATATATTGATCCCAGGTACCGTGAAGGTGACTTCCCGGTTACTGAACACCTTTGCAAAACGGTAGTTTCGCTGCCCATGCACACCGAACTGGATGAAGAGCAGCTGAATTATATCACAACTTCAGTGCTGGAGTTTGTGAATCAATAG
- a CDS encoding 3-deoxy-D-manno-octulosonic acid transferase, whose translation MRLLYSTSIAIYYLFLRMAGIFSPKARSWHYGRKSLFDKLGEVFATHYNSDNPAPVMWFHCASLGEFEQGKPVIEAFRREYPSYTILLTFFSPSGYNHHHNYDFVDHVFYLPIDTRRNARRFIKITRPSVAVFVKYEFWFNYLNELFINHVPVFTVSAIFRPNQHFFKWYGGWFRTHLRKINMIFVQDEESAELLRMVDVSNIVISGDTRFDRVTAIKEQQKPFPLIDKFVAGKHVVVAGSSWPPDDELIEALSKKTGDNVKFIIAPHETNQGRLRELSQKLGDKAVFYSQAPGTNLENKQFLIIDSIGILSQLYRFASIAYIGGGFGAGIHNILEAAAYGNPVFFGPNYHRFREAREMTAEGTAFPVSLATEFCDKVIQLLSDQHKLELTAHNAGAYVSERTGATRTIMDELRRHISNTDMHQA comes from the coding sequence ATGAGGCTTCTATACAGCACCTCCATTGCAATTTATTACCTGTTCCTGCGAATGGCCGGAATTTTCAGCCCAAAGGCGAGGTCGTGGCATTATGGCCGGAAATCGCTTTTCGACAAGCTCGGGGAAGTTTTTGCCACCCATTACAATTCAGATAACCCGGCTCCGGTGATGTGGTTCCATTGTGCATCCCTGGGTGAATTTGAGCAGGGGAAACCGGTAATTGAAGCGTTCAGAAGAGAATACCCTTCCTATACCATCCTCCTGACCTTTTTCTCCCCTTCGGGCTATAACCATCACCATAATTACGACTTTGTTGACCATGTATTTTATCTCCCCATTGACACAAGGCGGAATGCCCGGCGTTTTATCAAAATAACACGGCCATCAGTTGCAGTCTTTGTCAAATATGAATTCTGGTTTAATTATCTGAACGAGCTTTTCATCAATCACGTTCCGGTATTTACTGTTTCAGCCATATTCAGGCCCAACCAGCATTTTTTCAAATGGTACGGCGGCTGGTTCCGCACCCACCTGCGGAAAATCAATATGATTTTTGTTCAGGATGAAGAATCGGCCGAATTGCTCCGGATGGTCGATGTGAGCAATATTGTGATCAGCGGAGATACCCGGTTCGACAGGGTAACTGCCATAAAAGAACAGCAGAAACCCTTTCCGCTGATCGATAAATTTGTTGCAGGAAAACACGTGGTTGTTGCCGGGAGTTCCTGGCCTCCCGATGATGAGCTGATCGAAGCACTCAGCAAGAAAACCGGCGACAACGTTAAATTTATCATTGCACCCCATGAAACCAATCAGGGCCGGCTTAGGGAATTATCGCAGAAGTTGGGTGACAAAGCCGTTTTTTACAGTCAGGCTCCGGGAACCAACCTCGAAAACAAGCAGTTTCTAATTATTGATTCCATCGGCATCCTTTCACAGTTATACAGGTTTGCAAGCATTGCTTACATTGGCGGTGGATTTGGCGCCGGAATCCATAACATTCTTGAAGCCGCAGCTTATGGGAATCCGGTATTCTTCGGCCCGAACTACCACCGGTTCAGGGAGGCCCGCGAAATGACTGCAGAAGGTACTGCATTCCCGGTGAGCCTGGCAACTGAGTTTTGCGACAAGGTCATTCAACTGCTTTCAGATCAGCACAAGCTGGAATTAACTGCGCACAATGCAGGGGCTTATGTTTCTGAAAGGACAGGGGCCACCCGGACTATCATGGATGAACTCCGGAGGCACATCAGCAATACTGACATGCACCAGGCCTGA
- a CDS encoding M28 family peptidase, translating into MKRISLLPLVLLTLVFCDHVRAQHNAVVDRIIAEGKTNNKTMQHLDILCNRFGGRLVGSDAYENAAEWAASRFREWGMQVEMDEAGSVPVGFNRGPWFGRMMGEQSMTLHFVTPSYTSGTKGVQTGHVLLEPKTPEEFERMKGALNGAWVLITGRSNGFPIDFSAEADARRDSMIQENVEIRKQIREISRENEKSESKKQLPELKDEPALFYREMREAGILGIIQSAPVPLVALYDRKNINSMTFENLPTVPDIKLDEHQFAVIEQMVKERRTVLLEFDIRNHFKPGPVKYHNVIGIIPGTQYPEEYVIMGGHLDAYDVATGGVDDGSGVSPTMEAARLIMKAGGKPKRTILVCLWAAEEFGLLGSQSWVDRNREKLPYISNMFNRDSGPLAPVSISVSEAMWSEMEKVCAPVTDINPDFPFEMKKRDPSARPLKPWGTDSGPFAVEGVPVMSFGLEDVKGYNFNYREIWHTERDTYNKSIPEYQEHAAVVTAVVVYGIADLKRLLPREGYFTE; encoded by the coding sequence ATGAAAAGAATATCATTACTTCCTCTTGTACTGCTCACATTGGTTTTTTGCGATCATGTCAGGGCGCAGCACAATGCTGTGGTTGACCGGATTATCGCTGAGGGAAAAACCAATAACAAGACTATGCAGCACCTGGATATCCTGTGTAACCGCTTTGGCGGCCGGCTTGTGGGGTCTGATGCCTATGAAAATGCCGCGGAATGGGCTGCATCCAGATTCAGGGAATGGGGGATGCAGGTGGAGATGGATGAGGCCGGAAGCGTTCCGGTAGGTTTTAACCGTGGCCCATGGTTTGGGCGTATGATGGGCGAACAGTCCATGACACTCCATTTTGTAACACCATCGTATACATCAGGTACCAAGGGGGTTCAGACCGGTCATGTGCTGTTGGAGCCCAAAACCCCTGAAGAGTTTGAAAGAATGAAAGGGGCCCTCAATGGTGCCTGGGTTTTGATCACAGGCAGAAGCAACGGTTTCCCCATAGATTTTTCGGCAGAAGCAGATGCCCGCCGCGACAGCATGATTCAGGAAAATGTGGAAATCAGAAAACAGATTCGTGAAATTTCAAGGGAGAATGAGAAATCGGAAAGCAAAAAGCAACTCCCTGAACTGAAGGATGAACCTGCACTTTTCTACAGGGAGATGCGTGAGGCTGGTATACTCGGGATCATACAGTCGGCTCCGGTGCCCCTGGTAGCCCTCTACGACCGGAAGAACATCAACAGCATGACATTTGAAAATCTGCCGACAGTGCCTGATATCAAGCTGGATGAGCATCAGTTTGCCGTGATAGAACAGATGGTTAAAGAGCGGAGAACGGTGTTGCTTGAGTTTGATATCCGCAACCATTTCAAGCCGGGCCCGGTGAAATATCACAATGTAATCGGAATCATTCCCGGAACTCAGTATCCTGAGGAGTACGTAATCATGGGAGGTCATCTTGACGCCTATGATGTGGCTACCGGTGGTGTTGACGACGGATCGGGCGTTTCGCCCACCATGGAAGCGGCCCGGCTGATAATGAAAGCCGGCGGTAAACCGAAACGTACCATTCTGGTGTGCCTCTGGGCCGCAGAAGAGTTCGGGCTGCTTGGATCACAAAGCTGGGTTGACAGGAACCGGGAGAAACTTCCTTACATCTCAAACATGTTTAACCGCGATTCAGGGCCATTGGCGCCGGTAAGTATCAGTGTTTCCGAAGCGATGTGGTCCGAAATGGAAAAGGTCTGCGCTCCCGTTACTGATATCAATCCGGATTTTCCTTTTGAGATGAAAAAGCGGGATCCTTCAGCGCGTCCGTTGAAACCCTGGGGAACCGACAGCGGACCGTTTGCCGTTGAAGGGGTGCCTGTGATGAGTTTCGGCCTTGAGGATGTAAAGGGGTATAATTTTAACTACCGGGAGATCTGGCACACCGAAAGGGATACCTATAATAAAAGCATTCCGGAATATCAGGAGCATGCGGCTGTAGTAACTGCCGTGGTAGTCTATGGCATCGCCGATCTGAAACGCCTGCTGCCGCGGGAAGGATATTTCACGGAGTAG